A genomic region of Mycobacterium senriense contains the following coding sequences:
- a CDS encoding DUF4157 domain-containing protein: MLAWVFAVELLVAAAVPFDAVRESRIRPAQLVTPARSQVSASTKSITVGDRTVRLLGLGGAASDRLLSRVASTMGAAIAAVESFWGVDWPHEIAVVAAGTDEEFRAAAGGGPASQWADIAAVTVVDRVDPVRRIAVGQRIVFAPGAAKMSAASLRIVLAHELFHYAARADTVADAPRWLTEGVADFVGRPLTPVPTDTLLPMTLPTDSDLDVPGAQRSLAYDRAWWFARFVADTFGPPKLRELYLATCGIRHADMAAAGQDVLGASPAGLLTRWQQWLTH; encoded by the coding sequence CTGCTGGCCTGGGTATTCGCCGTCGAACTGCTGGTGGCCGCGGCCGTGCCGTTCGATGCCGTGCGCGAGAGCCGGATCCGGCCGGCCCAGCTGGTCACGCCCGCCCGCAGCCAAGTGAGTGCGTCGACGAAGTCGATCACCGTCGGTGACCGCACCGTTCGGTTGCTGGGGCTCGGCGGGGCCGCGAGCGACCGGTTGCTGTCCCGGGTGGCTTCGACCATGGGCGCGGCGATCGCTGCGGTGGAGTCTTTCTGGGGTGTGGACTGGCCGCACGAGATCGCGGTGGTCGCGGCCGGCACCGACGAGGAGTTCCGCGCCGCCGCCGGCGGGGGACCTGCGTCGCAGTGGGCCGACATCGCGGCCGTGACGGTGGTCGACCGTGTCGACCCCGTTCGCCGGATCGCCGTCGGCCAGCGGATTGTGTTCGCGCCGGGCGCGGCCAAGATGAGCGCCGCGTCGCTGCGAATCGTGTTGGCCCATGAGCTTTTTCACTACGCCGCGCGCGCCGACACCGTTGCGGACGCACCCCGCTGGCTCACCGAGGGGGTGGCCGACTTCGTCGGCCGCCCACTCACACCGGTGCCCACCGACACGTTGTTACCCATGACGCTGCCCACCGACAGCGACCTGGACGTTCCCGGGGCGCAGCGCTCGCTGGCCTACGACCGCGCGTGGTGGTTCGCGCGCTTCGTCGCCGACACCTTCGGGCCGCCCAAGCTGCGCGAGCTCTACCTGGCCACCTGCGGCATCAGGCACGCCGACATGGCCGCCGCAGGCCAGGACGTGCTGGGCGCCAGCCCGGCGGGCCTGCTCACGCGCTGGCAGCAGTGGCTGACCCACTAG
- the qcrC gene encoding cytochrome bc1 complex diheme cytochrome c subunit, which yields MKKLGSTRSGAAKPSQGQRDRSRRRLRRRLSGGLLLLIALTIAGGLAAILTPRPQVAVADESNSALLRTGKQLFDTSCVSCHGANLQGVPDRGPSLIGVGEEAVYFQVSTGRMPAMTGEAQAPRKEPIFDEGQVDALGAYVQANGGGPTTVRNPDGSLAMRSLRGEDLGRGGDLFRLNCSSCHNFTGKGGALSSGKFAPDLEPANEQQILAAMRTGPQNMPKFSDRQLSFEAKKDIIGYIKAVTEERQPGGYGLGGFGPAPEGMAAWIIGMVAAIGLALWIGARA from the coding sequence TTGAAGAAACTGGGATCTACCCGATCCGGTGCGGCCAAGCCGTCGCAGGGGCAGCGTGATCGTTCGCGACGGCGGCTTCGCCGCCGGCTGTCCGGCGGTCTGCTGCTGCTGATCGCGCTGACCATCGCCGGCGGCCTGGCCGCCATCCTCACCCCGCGGCCGCAGGTGGCCGTGGCAGACGAGTCCAATTCGGCGCTGCTGCGCACCGGCAAGCAGCTGTTCGACACCTCGTGCGTGTCCTGCCACGGCGCCAACCTGCAGGGTGTCCCCGACCGCGGGCCGAGCCTGATCGGCGTCGGCGAGGAAGCCGTCTACTTCCAGGTGTCGACGGGCCGGATGCCGGCGATGACCGGCGAGGCCCAGGCGCCGCGCAAGGAACCGATCTTCGACGAGGGCCAGGTCGACGCGCTGGGCGCCTACGTCCAGGCCAACGGCGGCGGCCCGACCACGGTGCGCAACCCGGACGGCAGCCTGGCGATGCGCTCGCTGCGCGGCGAGGACCTGGGCCGCGGTGGCGACCTGTTCCGGCTGAACTGCTCCTCCTGCCACAACTTCACCGGTAAGGGCGGCGCGCTGTCGTCCGGCAAGTTCGCGCCGGACCTGGAGCCCGCCAACGAGCAGCAGATCCTGGCGGCCATGCGAACCGGTCCGCAGAACATGCCGAAGTTCTCCGACCGTCAGCTGTCGTTCGAAGCCAAGAAGGACATCATCGGCTACATCAAGGCGGTGACCGAGGAGCGCCAGCCGGGCGGCTACGGCCTGGGCGGATTCGGACCCGCACCCGAGGGCATGGCCGCCTGGATCATCGGGATGGTCGCGGCCATCGGGCTGGCACTGTGGATTGGGGCACGAGCATGA
- a CDS encoding AMP-dependent synthetase/ligase: MREYSVPARFSVGEQDNIAAMVFEHEREDPDFVIYQRQVDGEWTDVTCAEAAEQIRSAALGLISLGVQAGDRVSIFSATRYEWAILDLAILSVGAVTVPIYETSSAEQVRWVLQDSEAVLAFAETDEHAAMVTELTAELPALRRVLHIDGSGPKALDQLVEAGASVEPAELTARLEGLRAADPATLIYTSGTTGRPKGCQLTHSNLLYETRGAKESLPTLLDEGQRLLVFLPLAHVLARSLTLSAFANKVTVGFTSDIKNLVPLFAVFKPTVVVSVPRVFEKVYNTAEQNASNDGKGRIFAAAVQTAVDWSEAQDRGRRGPTLRAKHALFDRLVYNKLRAALGGDCHAAVSGGAPLGSRLGHFYRGVGLTIHEGYGLTETSSAITVNQVGNVKVGTVGTLVPGNSMRIAEDGELLVRGGVVFSGYWRNEQATEDAFSDGWFRTGDLGVLDEDGFLKITGRKKEIIVTAGGKNVAPAVLEDRLRAHSLISQAMVVGDNKPFVGVLITIDPEAFDGWKQRNQKGAGASVGDLTTDPDLVAEVDAAIKDANQAVSHAESIRKFRILPVDFTEDTGELTPTMKVKRNVVAEKFASDIEAIYDKD; this comes from the coding sequence GTGCGTGAGTACAGCGTCCCCGCCCGCTTTTCCGTCGGCGAACAGGACAACATCGCCGCGATGGTCTTCGAACACGAGCGCGAAGACCCCGATTTCGTCATCTACCAGCGCCAAGTCGACGGCGAGTGGACCGACGTCACCTGCGCCGAGGCGGCCGAGCAGATCCGCTCCGCCGCACTGGGTTTGATCTCGCTGGGCGTGCAGGCCGGCGACCGGGTGTCCATCTTCTCGGCCACCCGCTACGAATGGGCGATCCTCGACCTCGCGATCCTGTCGGTGGGCGCGGTCACCGTGCCGATCTATGAGACGTCGTCGGCCGAGCAGGTGCGCTGGGTGCTGCAGGACTCCGAGGCGGTGCTGGCGTTCGCCGAGACCGACGAGCACGCGGCGATGGTCACCGAGCTGACGGCCGAGCTGCCCGCGCTGCGCCGGGTGCTGCACATCGACGGCTCGGGCCCCAAGGCGCTCGACCAGCTGGTGGAGGCCGGCGCATCGGTGGAACCGGCCGAGCTGACCGCCCGTCTCGAGGGACTGCGGGCCGCGGATCCGGCCACGCTCATCTACACGTCGGGCACCACCGGGCGGCCCAAGGGGTGCCAGCTGACGCATTCCAATCTGCTGTATGAGACCCGCGGCGCCAAGGAGAGCCTGCCGACGCTGCTCGACGAGGGGCAGCGGCTGCTGGTCTTCTTGCCGCTGGCGCACGTGCTGGCGCGCTCACTGACGTTGTCCGCGTTCGCCAACAAGGTCACGGTCGGGTTCACCAGCGATATCAAGAACCTGGTGCCGTTGTTCGCGGTGTTCAAACCAACCGTGGTGGTGTCGGTCCCCCGGGTGTTCGAAAAGGTGTACAACACCGCCGAGCAGAACGCCTCCAACGACGGCAAGGGTCGGATCTTCGCGGCGGCGGTGCAGACCGCCGTCGACTGGAGCGAGGCGCAGGACCGTGGCCGCCGCGGGCCGACGCTGCGCGCCAAGCACGCCCTGTTCGACCGGCTGGTGTACAACAAATTGCGCGCCGCGCTGGGCGGCGACTGCCACGCGGCCGTCTCCGGCGGCGCGCCGCTGGGCTCGCGACTGGGGCACTTCTACCGCGGCGTGGGCCTGACCATCCACGAGGGCTACGGCCTGACCGAGACGAGCTCGGCGATCACCGTCAACCAGGTCGGCAACGTCAAGGTCGGCACCGTCGGAACGCTGGTGCCCGGCAACAGCATGCGCATCGCCGAGGACGGCGAACTGCTGGTGCGCGGCGGCGTGGTGTTCAGCGGCTACTGGCGCAACGAACAGGCGACCGAGGACGCCTTCAGCGACGGCTGGTTCAGGACCGGCGACCTGGGTGTGCTCGACGAAGACGGCTTCCTGAAGATCACCGGGCGCAAGAAGGAAATCATCGTGACCGCGGGCGGCAAGAACGTCGCGCCTGCGGTCCTGGAGGACCGGCTGCGCGCGCATTCGTTGATCAGCCAGGCGATGGTCGTCGGGGACAACAAGCCGTTCGTCGGCGTGTTGATCACGATCGACCCCGAAGCGTTCGACGGCTGGAAGCAGCGCAATCAGAAGGGCGCCGGTGCATCGGTGGGCGATCTGACCACCGACCCCGACCTGGTCGCCGAGGTGGACGCGGCCATCAAGGACGCCAATCAGGCCGTGTCGCACGCCGAGTCGATCCGCAAGTTCCGCATCCTGCCGGTCGATTTCACCGAGGACACCGGTGAACTGACACCGACGATGAAGGTCAAGCGCAACGTGGTGGCCGAGAAGTTCGCCTCCGATATCGAGGCCATCTACGACAAGGACTAG
- the ripC gene encoding peptidoglycan hydrolase RipC, whose protein sequence is MRLDSRYPVARVLTRSAIGALAGFAIFSGVMTAPAWADPAEDATAKLNQLSRQAEQTTEAMHSAQLDLNDKLAAQRAADKKHTDDQAAVDAAKVHLATYQESVNKLAAATYMGGHVDGMEAILTAGSPQGLIDKLAVQRVMATQMANQMKSYEIAGEQAAKAERESAKSAADAKSAAEQAAAVRASLQSKQSQLQVQIAVVKSQYLSLTADQRTALANPAPPPGAPAPEAAPPGTPPGQAPGEAPPPGGLPGMPGMAPGGVGGGDRATVVQAALTQVGSPYVWGGSAPGGFDCSGLVMWAFQQAGISLPHSSQALAHGGQPVSLGDLQPGDVLTFYSDASHTGIYIGDGMMIHSSTYGVPVRVAPMSAGGPIYDARRY, encoded by the coding sequence TTGAGGCTTGACTCTAGGTACCCGGTTGCGCGTGTCCTGACACGTTCGGCCATAGGGGCACTAGCTGGCTTCGCGATCTTCTCCGGCGTCATGACCGCCCCCGCGTGGGCCGACCCGGCCGAAGACGCCACGGCAAAACTCAACCAACTGTCCCGGCAGGCCGAGCAGACCACCGAGGCCATGCACAGCGCCCAGCTCGATCTGAACGACAAGCTGGCCGCCCAGCGCGCCGCGGACAAGAAGCACACCGACGACCAGGCCGCGGTCGATGCCGCCAAGGTGCATCTGGCGACGTATCAGGAGTCCGTCAACAAGCTGGCCGCCGCGACTTACATGGGTGGTCACGTCGACGGCATGGAGGCCATCCTGACCGCCGGCTCACCGCAGGGCCTGATCGACAAGCTGGCGGTGCAGCGGGTGATGGCCACGCAGATGGCCAACCAGATGAAGAGCTACGAGATCGCGGGCGAGCAGGCCGCCAAGGCCGAGCGCGAGTCCGCCAAGTCGGCCGCCGACGCCAAGAGCGCGGCCGAGCAGGCCGCCGCGGTCCGGGCCAGCCTACAGTCCAAGCAGAGCCAGCTGCAGGTGCAGATCGCGGTGGTCAAGTCGCAATACCTTTCTTTAACGGCCGACCAGCGCACCGCACTGGCCAATCCTGCGCCGCCTCCCGGCGCCCCGGCGCCCGAAGCGGCCCCCCCGGGCACGCCTCCCGGCCAGGCGCCGGGCGAGGCTCCGCCCCCCGGTGGACTGCCCGGCATGCCCGGCATGGCTCCCGGTGGGGTCGGCGGCGGTGACCGCGCCACCGTCGTGCAGGCCGCGCTGACCCAGGTCGGTTCGCCCTACGTGTGGGGCGGCTCCGCGCCCGGCGGATTCGACTGCTCCGGCCTGGTGATGTGGGCATTCCAGCAGGCCGGTATCTCGCTGCCGCACTCCAGCCAGGCGCTGGCCCACGGCGGCCAGCCCGTCTCGCTCGGGGATCTGCAGCCCGGCGACGTGCTGACCTTCTACTCCGATGCCTCGCACACCGGCATCTACATCGGTGACGGCATGATGATCCACTCCTCCACCTATGGCGTGCCGGTCCGGGTAGCGCCGATGAGCGCCGGCGGTCCGATCTACGACGCCCGCCGTTACTAG
- the trpD gene encoding anthranilate phosphoribosyltransferase, translating into MSSKASSPSGAPACSWPRILSRLTGGQDLARGQAAWAMDRIMAGDASPAQIAAFAVAMQVKVPTSAEVIELADVMLNHALPMPSGAIRDDTVDIVGTGGDGVNTVNLSTMAALVAAAAGVPVVKHGNRAASSLSGGADTLEALGVRIDLGPEQVARSLAEVGIGFCFAPLFHPSYRHTSAVRREIGVPTVFNLLGPLTNPARPRAGLIGCAFAELSEVMAGVFAARRSSVLVVHGDDGLDELTTTTTSTIWRVQAGTVDKLTFDPAGFGFPRADLDDLLGGDAQANAAEVRAVLAGGKGPVRDAVVLNAAGAIVAHAGLSSRAEWLPAWEDGLARACKAIDSGAAEQLLARWVRFGQQV; encoded by the coding sequence ATGTCATCTAAGGCGTCGTCGCCGTCCGGCGCACCCGCATGCTCGTGGCCGCGGATCCTGTCCCGTCTGACCGGCGGGCAGGACCTGGCGCGCGGACAGGCCGCCTGGGCCATGGACCGGATCATGGCCGGCGACGCGAGCCCCGCCCAGATCGCGGCATTCGCGGTGGCGATGCAGGTGAAGGTTCCCACCTCGGCCGAAGTCATCGAGCTGGCCGACGTCATGCTCAACCACGCGCTGCCGATGCCGTCCGGTGCCATCCGCGACGACACGGTCGACATCGTCGGCACCGGTGGCGACGGCGTCAACACCGTGAACCTGTCCACGATGGCGGCGCTGGTGGCCGCGGCCGCGGGCGTGCCGGTGGTCAAGCACGGCAACCGGGCGGCCTCGTCGTTGTCCGGCGGCGCCGACACGCTCGAGGCGCTCGGCGTCCGCATCGACCTCGGCCCCGAGCAGGTCGCGCGCAGCCTCGCGGAGGTCGGCATCGGGTTCTGTTTCGCGCCGCTGTTCCATCCGTCCTACCGGCACACCTCCGCGGTGCGCCGCGAGATAGGCGTGCCGACGGTCTTCAATCTCCTTGGGCCGCTTACCAATCCGGCCAGGCCACGGGCCGGGTTGATCGGCTGCGCGTTCGCTGAACTGTCCGAGGTGATGGCCGGGGTTTTCGCCGCGCGCCGGTCCAGTGTGCTGGTGGTGCACGGTGACGACGGGCTCGACGAGCTGACGACCACCACCACCAGCACGATCTGGCGGGTGCAGGCCGGCACCGTGGACAAGCTGACCTTCGATCCGGCCGGATTCGGTTTCCCCCGAGCCGATCTCGACGATTTGTTGGGCGGCGACGCCCAGGCCAACGCGGCGGAGGTCCGCGCGGTGCTGGCCGGCGGCAAGGGGCCGGTGCGCGACGCCGTCGTGCTCAATGCCGCCGGCGCGATCGTCGCGCACGCCGGGTTATCCAGCCGCGCCGAATGGTTGCCGGCGTGGGAGGACGGGCTGGCCCGAGCCTGCAAGGCCATCGATTCCGGTGCGGCCGAACAACTGCTCGCGCGATGGGTGCGGTTCGGCCAGCAGGTCTGA
- the ctaE gene encoding aa3-type cytochrome oxidase subunit III, whose amino-acid sequence MTSAAGTSGTAITSRVHSLNRPNMVSVGTIVWLSSELMFFAGLFAMYFTARAQSGGKWPPPPTELNLYQAVPVTLVLIASSFTCQMGVFAAERGDVFGLRRWYVLTFLMGLFFVCGQGYEYYHLMSHGTTIPGSAYGSVFYLATGFHGLHVTGGLIAFIFLLARTAMSKFTPAQATASIVVSYYWHFVDIVWIALFAVIYFIR is encoded by the coding sequence GTGACCAGCGCTGCCGGGACTTCGGGTACTGCAATTACGTCGCGGGTGCATTCGCTGAACCGACCCAACATGGTCAGCGTCGGCACCATCGTTTGGCTTTCCAGCGAGCTGATGTTCTTTGCTGGCCTCTTCGCGATGTACTTCACCGCTCGCGCCCAATCGGGCGGGAAGTGGCCGCCGCCGCCGACCGAGCTGAACCTGTACCAGGCCGTCCCGGTCACGTTGGTGCTGATCGCGTCGTCGTTCACCTGCCAGATGGGGGTGTTCGCGGCCGAACGCGGCGACGTGTTCGGGCTGCGCCGCTGGTACGTGCTGACCTTCTTGATGGGCCTGTTCTTCGTTTGCGGCCAGGGCTACGAGTACTACCACCTGATGTCGCACGGGACGACCATTCCCGGGAGCGCCTACGGCAGCGTGTTCTACCTGGCGACCGGGTTCCACGGCCTGCACGTCACCGGCGGCCTGATCGCCTTCATCTTCTTGCTGGCCCGCACCGCGATGAGCAAGTTCACGCCGGCGCAGGCTACGGCCAGCATCGTCGTCTCGTACTACTGGCATTTCGTCGACATTGTGTGGATCGCGCTCTTCGCCGTGATCTATTTCATCCGATGA
- the qcrB gene encoding cytochrome bc1 complex cytochrome b subunit, protein MSPKMSPPKIGDVLARQGEDIDTRYHPSAAVRRQLNKVFPTHWSFLLGEIAMYSFIVLLLTGVYLTLFFDPSMAEVTYNGAYQPLRGVDMSKAFASTLDISFEVRGGLFVRQVHHWAALIFSASIMVHLARIFFTGAFRRPREANWVIGSLLLILSMFEGYFGYSLPDDLLSGIGLRAALSSITLGMPVIGTWLHWALFGGDFPCGGVGNECATVGAIIPRMYALHILLLPGIILALIGLHLAMVWFQKHTQFPGPGRTEHNVVGVRVMPIFAVKSGAFFAAIVGVLGLMGGLLQINPIWNLGPYKPSHVSAGSQPDFYMMWTEGLARIWPPWEFYFWHHTIPAPVWVALIMGLIFGLLIVYPFLEKRFSGDYAHHNLLQRPRDVPVRTSIGAMAIAFYMLLTLCAMNDIIAFKFDISLNATTWIGRIGMVIVPPVVYFISYRWCIGLQRSDRAVLEHGIETGIIKRLPHGAYVELHQPLGPVDDHGHPLPLEYQGAPLPKKMNKLGSAGSPGSGSFLFADPASEDAALREAAHGSELRALTALREHQDGLNGSTNGKTNGEGGEH, encoded by the coding sequence ATGAGTCCGAAAATGAGTCCCCCGAAGATCGGCGATGTCCTGGCCCGTCAAGGCGAGGACATCGACACGCGTTACCACCCGTCCGCGGCGGTCCGTAGACAGCTGAACAAGGTCTTCCCCACCCACTGGTCGTTCCTGCTGGGCGAGATCGCGATGTACAGCTTCATCGTGCTGCTGCTCACCGGCGTGTACCTGACATTGTTCTTCGATCCGTCGATGGCCGAGGTCACCTACAACGGCGCCTACCAGCCGCTGCGCGGCGTGGACATGTCGAAGGCCTTCGCATCGACCCTCGACATCTCCTTCGAGGTTCGCGGCGGTTTGTTCGTGCGTCAGGTTCACCACTGGGCGGCACTGATCTTCTCCGCGTCGATCATGGTGCACCTGGCCCGCATCTTCTTCACCGGCGCCTTCCGGCGACCGCGCGAGGCCAACTGGGTCATCGGTTCGCTGCTGCTGATCCTGTCCATGTTCGAGGGCTACTTCGGCTACTCGCTGCCCGACGACCTGTTGTCCGGTATCGGGTTGCGCGCCGCGCTGTCCTCGATCACGCTGGGCATGCCGGTGATCGGCACCTGGCTGCACTGGGCGCTGTTCGGCGGTGACTTCCCGTGCGGCGGCGTGGGCAACGAGTGCGCCACCGTGGGCGCGATCATCCCCCGCATGTACGCCCTGCACATCCTGCTGCTGCCCGGAATCATCCTGGCGCTGATCGGGCTGCACCTGGCCATGGTGTGGTTCCAGAAGCACACCCAGTTCCCCGGCCCGGGCCGCACCGAGCACAATGTCGTCGGCGTGCGCGTGATGCCGATCTTCGCGGTGAAGTCGGGTGCGTTCTTCGCCGCGATCGTCGGCGTGCTCGGCCTGATGGGCGGTCTGCTGCAGATCAACCCGATCTGGAACCTGGGCCCCTACAAGCCATCTCACGTCTCGGCCGGTTCGCAGCCGGACTTCTACATGATGTGGACCGAGGGCCTGGCCCGTATCTGGCCGCCGTGGGAGTTCTACTTCTGGCACCACACTATTCCCGCCCCGGTCTGGGTGGCCTTGATCATGGGCTTGATCTTCGGTCTGCTGATCGTGTATCCGTTCCTGGAGAAGCGGTTCAGCGGTGACTACGCGCACCACAACCTGCTGCAGCGGCCGCGCGACGTGCCGGTGCGCACGTCGATCGGTGCGATGGCGATCGCGTTCTACATGCTGCTGACGCTGTGCGCGATGAACGACATCATCGCGTTCAAGTTCGACATCTCGCTGAATGCGACGACGTGGATCGGGCGCATCGGCATGGTGATCGTTCCGCCGGTGGTCTACTTCATCAGCTACCGGTGGTGCATCGGACTGCAGCGCAGCGACCGCGCGGTGCTCGAGCACGGCATCGAGACCGGCATCATCAAGCGGCTGCCGCACGGCGCCTACGTCGAGCTGCACCAGCCGCTGGGCCCGGTCGACGACCACGGTCACCCGCTGCCGCTGGAATACCAGGGTGCGCCACTGCCCAAGAAGATGAACAAGCTGGGCTCGGCCGGATCCCCGGGCAGCGGCAGCTTCCTGTTCGCCGACCCGGCATCCGAGGACGCGGCGCTGCGCGAGGCGGCACACGGCTCGGAGCTGCGCGCCCTGACCGCACTGCGCGAACACCAGGACGGCCTCAACGGTTCGACGAACGGTAAGACAAATGGCGAGGGCGGCGAGCACTAG
- the pimB gene encoding GDP-mannose-dependent alpha-(1-6)-phosphatidylinositol monomannoside mannosyltransferase: MSRVLLVTNDFPPRRGGIQSYLGEFVGRLVDAGRHSVTVYAPHWKGAEAYDEAAPYRVVRHPGTLMLPGPAVDTRMRRLIADEGIDTVWFGAAAPLALLAQRARAAGASRVLASTHGHEVGWSMLPVARSVLRRIGDDTDVVTFVSRYTRSRFAPAFGPKASLEYLPSGVDIDRFRPDPTGRAQLRDRYGLGERPTVVCVSRLVPRKGQDMLIKALPSIRRRVDGAALVIVGSGPYEDSLRALARECGVADDVTFTGGVPAAELPTHHALADVFAMPCRTRGAGLDVEGLGIVFLEASATGVPVIAGGSGGAPETVQHNKTGLVVDGREVDEIADAVTALLTDRDRAAAMGAAGRDWVTAQWRWDTLAARLGALLG; this comes from the coding sequence GTGAGTCGGGTCCTGCTGGTAACCAACGACTTTCCGCCCCGCCGGGGCGGCATCCAGTCCTACCTCGGTGAGTTCGTCGGCCGGCTGGTCGATGCCGGGCGGCATTCGGTGACGGTGTACGCGCCGCACTGGAAGGGTGCCGAGGCCTACGACGAGGCCGCCCCCTATCGGGTGGTGCGCCACCCGGGCACCCTGATGCTGCCCGGCCCGGCCGTCGACACCCGGATGCGGCGGCTGATCGCCGACGAGGGCATCGACACCGTCTGGTTCGGGGCGGCCGCACCGCTGGCGCTGCTTGCCCAACGCGCTCGCGCGGCCGGGGCGAGCCGGGTGCTGGCCAGCACGCACGGCCACGAGGTCGGGTGGTCGATGCTCCCGGTCGCGCGCTCGGTGCTGCGCCGCATCGGCGATGACACCGACGTCGTCACCTTCGTCAGCCGCTACACCCGTTCCCGGTTCGCGCCCGCGTTCGGTCCCAAGGCTTCGCTGGAATACCTGCCGTCCGGGGTGGACATCGACCGGTTCCGGCCCGATCCGACGGGCCGGGCGCAGCTGCGTGATCGGTACGGGCTGGGCGAGCGGCCCACCGTGGTATGCGTGTCGCGGCTGGTGCCGCGTAAAGGCCAGGACATGCTCATCAAAGCCCTGCCGTCGATCCGGCGACGCGTCGACGGCGCCGCCCTGGTCATCGTCGGCAGCGGCCCCTACGAGGACTCGCTGCGCGCGCTGGCCCGCGAGTGCGGGGTGGCCGACGATGTCACCTTCACCGGCGGTGTACCGGCCGCGGAGCTGCCCACGCACCACGCACTGGCCGACGTGTTCGCGATGCCCTGCCGCACCCGCGGCGCGGGGCTGGACGTCGAGGGGCTGGGCATCGTGTTCCTCGAGGCGTCCGCGACCGGCGTGCCGGTGATCGCCGGCGGATCCGGGGGAGCCCCGGAAACGGTGCAGCACAACAAGACCGGACTGGTCGTCGACGGGCGCGAGGTCGACGAGATCGCCGACGCAGTCACCGCGTTGCTGACCGATCGCGACCGGGCCGCCGCGATGGGTGCGGCCGGGCGCGACTGGGTGACGGCCCAGTGGCGCTGGGACACCCTGGCGGCGCGGTTGGGCGCGCTGCTCGGCTGA
- the qcrA gene encoding cytochrome bc1 complex Rieske iron-sulfur subunit: MSDQDVRGSDTGGNPHGTGEREPDDAALDAMSQQELVALGGKLDGVDTVFKEPRWPIEGTKAEKRAERGVALWLLLGGFFGLALLLIFLFWPWEYKPKEEAGSFLYDLATPLYGLTFGGAILAIGIGVILYQKRFIPEEISIQDRHDGASRDVDRKTVVANLADAYQGSTVGRRKLIGLSLGMGLGAFGLSTLVAFAGGLIKNPWKPVVPTADGKKAVLWTSGWSPRYHGETIYLARATGSASTSPFVKMRPEDLDAGGMETVFPWRESDGDGTTPESQEKLRAINQGVRNPVMLIRVRPTDMNRVVKRQGQESFNFGEFFAFTKVCSHLGCPASLYEEQSYRILCPCHQSQFDALHFAKPIFGPAARALAQLPITIDSNGYLVANGDFVEPVGPAFWERTTT; this comes from the coding sequence ATGAGCGACCAGGACGTTCGCGGCTCTGACACCGGCGGGAACCCGCACGGCACCGGCGAGAGGGAACCCGACGACGCGGCGCTGGACGCCATGTCGCAGCAGGAACTGGTGGCGCTGGGCGGCAAGCTGGACGGCGTCGACACGGTGTTCAAGGAACCCCGCTGGCCGATCGAGGGCACCAAAGCCGAAAAGCGCGCCGAGCGTGGCGTCGCCCTCTGGCTTTTGCTGGGCGGTTTCTTCGGGCTCGCGCTGCTGCTGATCTTCTTGTTCTGGCCCTGGGAGTACAAGCCGAAGGAAGAGGCCGGAAGCTTCCTCTACGACCTGGCCACCCCGCTGTACGGCCTGACCTTCGGGGGCGCGATCCTGGCGATCGGCATCGGCGTCATCCTGTACCAGAAACGCTTTATCCCCGAAGAGATTTCGATTCAGGACCGCCACGACGGCGCCTCGCGCGACGTCGACCGCAAGACGGTGGTGGCGAACCTGGCCGACGCGTATCAGGGGTCCACGGTCGGGCGGCGCAAGCTGATCGGCCTGTCGCTGGGAATGGGGCTGGGCGCCTTCGGCCTTTCCACCCTGGTCGCGTTTGCCGGCGGGTTGATCAAGAACCCGTGGAAGCCGGTCGTTCCCACCGCCGATGGCAAGAAGGCCGTGCTGTGGACGTCCGGATGGAGCCCGCGCTACCACGGAGAGACCATCTATTTGGCGCGTGCCACCGGTTCCGCCTCCACGTCGCCGTTCGTCAAGATGCGCCCCGAGGACCTCGACGCAGGCGGCATGGAAACGGTCTTCCCCTGGCGGGAGTCCGACGGCGACGGCACCACGCCCGAATCGCAGGAAAAGCTGCGGGCCATCAACCAGGGCGTGCGAAACCCGGTGATGCTCATCCGAGTTCGGCCCACCGACATGAACCGGGTGGTCAAGCGGCAGGGTCAGGAGAGCTTCAACTTCGGTGAGTTCTTCGCCTTCACCAAGGTCTGCTCGCACCTGGGTTGCCCCGCGTCGCTGTACGAGGAGCAGTCCTACCGGATCTTGTGCCCGTGCCACCAGTCGCAGTTCGACGCGCTGCACTTCGCCAAGCCGATTTTCGGGCCGGCCGCGCGGGCGTTGGCGCAACTGCCGATCACCATCGACTCCAACGGGTATCTGGTCGCCAACGGTGACTTCGTCGAGCCCGTCGGACCGGCATTCTGGGAGAGGACGACGACATGA